The DNA region atttcatttggAATGGAGCTACATTTCTACTGCATGATTGTTGGAACTGATGTCTGTCCCTGCCTCAGGTCATTCTCAGACTCAAAGCAGAGTGAAGGTAGAACCACAGTGGGTTTTCTTCACATCTGCTCAAAGACCCAGAGCATCAGCAGACCGGCtcagaaaagtaattttatgatTCAGTTAACCTAGAAAAACAAAGTTACTGCTCCCACCACACAACTGACTGCATCAACCTGACAGCATCAGACCGAGAGAAACAGGTGGCAGAACCACAGAATGTGATCAGCTGTGCAAGTGGAACAAAGGAATCATCACCATCGTAAATGAAGATGGCATGGTCACTCATATAACTGATGTCAAAATCACAAAGTTACCATAACAGTGACAAACTGTTCAAAATGACTTTACTGTGACTGTAAAACTGAGGTGCAAACCCGGCCCCGAGTCTCAGAGGAACAACTGAACAGAAGCACAAACCTCCACAAGCTCACCTTTGATGGCTGGACTATGACATTTGTTGAAGGCTGTCCAGTGTTTACAGTCCTAACCCTCTGGCTTCGTTCGTCAGTCGTCTCTCCTTCAGACCAAAGAAAAGATGCAGAAAAAACTCtggaataaatgtatttctgtcATGTAAGGTCACATATGTTTTCCTGATTGATCTCCTCTTTTGGGGAGAATAacgccaaagaaaaaaaaaatcaaaaaaaaaaacaaaaaaacaacctggaACATTCTGACTGTTTGATAAAACACTGCTCTGACTTACAACCATTACATGCTCCCAGTGTTTCCCAGTGAAactaattgaaaatgttttaattgatgAACTTCAGTTTTGGCCCAACCCAACTGACCTTTGGCCTTTCATTATGATACCAAGAATATTGTGAATTCACTTAACAACTCATTTTTAAGCTGCTGCTACATTGTAGCACCAGATCAAAAAAGAATATTGCAGCTGATTCTCCTCAGTACTTACATTCAAATATCTGTCATGATCAAATTTATTAGAATGTGATGTTTCTTAGGTGGCGACTCTTTTCTTGGCCAGGCAGTGAATTCACGAGCTACAGATATCTTGAGACAGGAATAAAAATCGTCTCCAGTATGATGTATTTTTAGCTGTGCTCTGTCTATTCTTAGGTTGAGCAGAGTGCTGGACCTTTCCGTTCCAGGTACAGTGTGACACGGCACTGGGTGAGCCAGAAGAGAGCCTTCCTCAGAGGTTTAACAAGAACAAAATGGTGTTACATCAACAACAGTCTAAGAGCTAAAATGGATCATTAACAGTTCAATAGTACTCATACATGACTAACACCCACAAAGGAAAATTtgtggagtttttattttttactgcctACTTAGAAAACACCTGAGACCAGCTGGACATTCCAGTGACCTGGTTGGCTAACATTCTCATTTTCCTATTAGCCCTGATCTTCATATATATCAGTACATTTCAAAGATATTTCATGTTGCTAAAAGGTACAGTATTTCTTGACAGTCATCTGAGAAAGTGAAACAGTCATTTTATAAAGATTCATTTcacagagtaaaatatttccaaactcAATATCTCAAAACAATAGAATATCACAGTAGGccaatcaaaaacaaatgatttaaacaCAAATGTCAGGCTTTTGAAAAGTATATGTACTTCTCTATGGTTGGGCTCCTCTCCCATGAATTTTTGCTTTAAGTTACAATAAATTCTCTAGTTGCTTTTAATAATGAGAATATATTGTGCAGCAATAATCATGACCTCTAGATGAAGTAAAAGAGCTATCATATGATGTAATGGAACTCAGAATATAATCACTGCAAAACAGGACATTCGTCAGGGGCTGTTGCTGGACGTTTTCagtcaatgttttaaaaaatattacatttttggagTCAACTTTTAACAGACTTTAATGTGAACTCGAGGGAGAAAACTCATCCTAAAATTTGAGATTACAAAATGCTCCCATCTTGGTCGCTTtctaaagttacatttttatctgtCCTATGAAATATGTTGTGACACACGGACTGTAAGGTCATCGGATCTGaacttttgttgtaattttatgcTACATGAATAAGCCGAACAGAACTTCTATAATAAATACAACACCGACTGTGACTGACCCAAAACCCCTGAATGGATTCTCTCCTAGTAGCTGCAGTCTGCCTTTACcacaaactaaacatttcttCTTACCAACAATGACGAAGCCTCCATCCGCTTCCTTGTCAGATGTTGACTTCTTGGTGTCCTTCCGTAGTCCCAAAAACTGAAGCATGGTTTCCTTTCAtcgacaaaaaaataaaagaatttagttttaaacGCTACGTCAACTGAAGACAGCTTTACACAGTTAATGGTACCAATATAAAGGCTTAACTTCTCCCGGTCGTTTTAATGTTTTCGTAATGTCGCCCTTACTGATGAGCCTCCTGAAGTCGACAGAACGCTGACAGTCAATTCATCATGGCTCCTCTGAACGTTAACTTCTTTAAGAGCTCTAATATTATTCTTCCTTGACGTGAAGCTACCGACTCTACAGATCAAACTACCTTCCGTCAGCACTTTCTGCAATAACCTCCGTGATGTGTTATTTTGGTTCTATGGCTGACTTCTACCTGCTCCGTCTGTCGAAGGAAACTAATAATAACACCTGTAGTTCTGTTACAAATGAATCTGCTCGAGACATTCAGCGGAACTGTTTATTGTTTCTAGGGATTCAGATCCTGGAACACAACGGATGTGTCGTAAAAATGGTTGGAGGCGCTCGTTTTTGTCGACATGTAAACGTTTACTACAAGCCTCTTCAGGGCACTCAATGCTGACTGTACACGCACCGCCCGCGCGGGCTAACGTAGCGAAAAAATACAAGCAACACGAAGCTTCCCGCGACTTCTTGTCTCATCTCCTCATTGAACAACGTCGCAGCAGCAACCCGCGAAAATGGCAGGTATACTGGACGTCCCAAAACCGAGAATAAACTGCTCCATGCTTTCGCAGTTCATCAGCCGAGCCATCTGCTTCGTCGGGCGTGTTGAAAAGGTCAGAGTGGTGTGCAAGACAATGAGTGAAAGTGGAGTTTCACACAGTTAGAGGTGTTGATAACATTCATGCATTTTACTGTCTAACACTGAGGCTGCGTTCTGCTTTAGGTTCATCCCACTGGGAAAATGTTCACTGTGATGGATGGAGAGGGAAAGACTGCAACAGTGGAACTAAACGAACCTGTAAGTACATCTCAAACACTCGTGCTGTTTAAATGCTGTTCAATTGatgatttaaagtgacattcTATGTACGGAAATAATTTGACTATGACTCTAATAAAAAACTATCTAACATCTACCAGCAGGCGGCCCCCCAGGGTTATGCTGGGTGGATCAGGGGTTgcaatttctctttttaagaGTCAGTATTGATTCCAATCAAGAATCAGTACCAGAATAGatggaaatattttgtgaatttttaatCACTTATCATTGAAGCTCATtataaaaacctaaatattCAACCAATACCTAATGGTTAGGTATATGGATATCAAATGGTTTGTTTTACAACAAGGTGTAAAATGAGTTGCACTCTTaatattcatttctttttcagcttGAAGAGGAGCTGAGTGGAATTGTGGAGGTTATAGGAATGGTGTCGAACAAAGGAGAAATAATGGCCAGCACATACAACCTGCTGAGAGAGGACAAGGGGGTTCCCTTTGGTACGGCCCATCTGACTGAAGAACACAGCTGTACTGCAGAGTGTCCGAGCAATGCTTACTAATGACCCGATGTTTCTGTCTGACAGATTTAGAGCTGTACAATGAAGCACTGAAGGTCATTCATGACTTTCCCCAGCACTACCCTTTCCAGGTGGCTGCAAGCGGATGAAGAAGAGTATGAGTAtgagaaaatagtttttcttttttgtctttgtgttggAAGATGATGATTGTACAAAACCTTCTGCagtaaaatgtatataaatgcaacaaatggtgacagtttttattatttgtgaagTACCTCTAACCTATGTAGAGTGTGTACACCACTGGggcattttcacattttgtcctgtGTTGAACACAGTTTATGTTCAACATTAACACTGGACCTGGGGGCGTGCcctggtggcgtagtggttagcgcgacccatgtttggaggccttgagtcctcgacgcagccgtcgcgggttcgactcccagacccggcgacatttgccgcatgtcttcccccctttcctgtcagcctactttcaaaaaataagggacactagaggccacaaaaagaccccctggcggggtacaaaaaatatatatataaaaaaacccccactggaactggaagacattttaaacatccaaaataaattaaacaaataaaataggaTGTGTTTGATGTGATGGTGCAGCACAATATTCTGCGTAAGTATGAAAATGAAGCATAACATACATTTTATCCAAAGTAGTCTGAAAAGTGGTATGATTTAGTATTTAAGTTCTCCTGCTATgaggtttattagagaacaAACGGCATCATGGAAACCCAGAATTCAGGTCAGGTGGTCAAGTgatggagaagtttaaagatGTTCTAGAACATCTCGGAGCTCTGATCAGTTCATTATCTGTACATAAAGACAGGATGGACCACCTGCAGACCTAGAACTGCTCTCACCAGCACAGATCTGCTGGTGAGAAAATGGGCCCATTGTGTGCAGGATGCCAGTGTATCACAACCAATTGACGCTAATTTTATCATAAACTGTAAAGTCGGTTTTAAATACGTCTACATCATATATCAGTAAGGACAGACTTACTGTATAACAGCAAATATGTGAATTATGTTTTGGAATATTACTTTGTATTATTGCATTAtcattaggcctgtcacaatatcAAATTTTGCTGGATAAATGATAATGCtgttttcagatcattttcaagGAATATAGTGGTATAAAAATGCAAGTACAtcctctcaaagatcaataagtttaatttcttttttaaggttttgttagTTCTAGTGGCCGTTATTTGAAAGTAgtctgacaggaaagagggtaatgagagaaggggaagatgtgtggcaaatgtcgccaggccgggaatcgaacctgcaacTACCGCCACGAGGAGTAAGGCCTCCATACTTGGGTTGTGCTTTGACCCTGCGCCACCCCAGCACCCCAAtaagtttgatttttaatcaacattaacactggaactggaagacatattaaacatccaaaataaatgaagcaaaTGAAATAGGCactaaagtctctgtaaacaaaattgcccttcgaTAAAACAGCAACCTTC from Xiphophorus hellerii strain 12219 chromosome 13, Xiphophorus_hellerii-4.1, whole genome shotgun sequence includes:
- the rpa3 gene encoding replication protein A 14 kDa subunit, whose product is MAGILDVPKPRINCSMLSQFISRAICFVGRVEKVHPTGKMFTVMDGEGKTATVELNEPLEEELSGIVEVIGMVSNKGEIMASTYNLLREDKGVPFDLELYNEALKVIHDFPQHYPFQVAASG